In the bacterium genome, one interval contains:
- the opuAA gene encoding Glycine betaine transport ATP-binding protein OpuAA has translation MPPLVQLPALEVVAGERIALTGPSGVGKSTLLRGLVRLQPCEAASFTVRGEEATGWSVRQLRQQLVYLPQVPQSLSESVWEDCRLTLSFQGRVPADWKAQAAAALRQAGLAEEHWETDAGRLSVGQRMRLALARAMLMSPALLLLDETFAPLDPVSQVAVQAVLREWLEQGDRALIFVAHDVALTQTFATVRWELTDSRTLHRSAVSAEATA, from the coding sequence GTGCCGCCACTGGTCCAGCTGCCAGCGCTGGAGGTGGTGGCCGGTGAGCGGATAGCGCTGACCGGCCCGTCGGGAGTGGGGAAGTCGACCCTGCTACGGGGGCTGGTCCGGCTGCAGCCCTGCGAGGCCGCGAGCTTTACGGTTCGGGGGGAGGAGGCGACTGGCTGGTCAGTACGCCAGCTTCGTCAGCAACTGGTTTATCTCCCACAAGTGCCGCAATCTCTGTCGGAGTCCGTCTGGGAAGACTGCCGTCTGACCCTGTCATTTCAGGGAAGGGTGCCAGCAGACTGGAAGGCACAGGCCGCCGCAGCGCTACGTCAGGCTGGTCTGGCAGAAGAGCATTGGGAGACCGATGCGGGTCGCCTGAGCGTGGGGCAGCGGATGCGGCTCGCCCTCGCCCGGGCGATGCTGATGAGTCCGGCGCTGCTGCTCCTGGATGAGACCTTCGCGCCGCTGGACCCGGTATCGCAGGTGGCAGTCCAGGCCGTCCTGCGGGAGTGGCTGGAGCAGGGGGATCGGGCGCTGATTTTTGTCGCGCACGATGTCGCGCTGACACAGACCTTCGCTACGGTCCGCTGGGAGCTGACTGACTCCCGGACCCTGCATCGGAGTGCAGTCTCTGCGGAGGCGACAGCATGA